A stretch of the Acyrthosiphon pisum isolate AL4f chromosome A2, pea_aphid_22Mar2018_4r6ur, whole genome shotgun sequence genome encodes the following:
- the LOC100169554 gene encoding UDP-glucuronosyltransferase 1-1, which translates to MASLPENVLKVLKEAIARVPQKVLWKYEGEMVDKPKNVMTRKWFPQRDILLHPNVKLFISHGGTSGVYKAVDAGVPLLGFPIYYDQPRNIDNLVDAGMAISLDLFSVTTDTVFNAIMEIADNDRYQQNAKIASDRFKDRPMSPVESVVYWTEYVLRHNGAPHLKSHALNLTWYQYFLVDIISTFLFVGFVLFFIIYCGLKMICKRVNTFFHSVKAKRE; encoded by the exons ATGGCTTCGTTACCGGAAAATGTACTGAAAGTGTTAAAAGAGGCAATCGCTCGGGTTCCGCAAAAGGTATTGTGGAAGTACGAAGGTGAAATGGTAGACAAACCGAAGAACGTAATGACGCGAAAATGGTTTCCACAACGCGATATACTTC TGCATCCTAACGTGAAACTGTTTATCAGTCACGGGGGTACTTCTGGAGTATACAAAGCTGTAGACGCAGGTGTGCCTTTACTCGGATTTCCGATTTACTACGATCAACCGAGAAATATCGACAATCTGGTCGACGCCGGAATGGCGATCTCTTTGGATCTCTTTTCCGTAACTACAGACACGGTTTTTAACGCCATTATGGAGATTGCAGACAACGACAG GTACCAACAAAACGCTAAAATTGCTTCCGATCGGTTCAAAGACCGGCCTATGTCACCAGTGGAGTCGGTGGTTTACTGGACTGAGTACGTTTTGCGTCATAACGGAGCACCACATTTAAAATCTCACGCTCTGAATCTGACGtggtatcaatattttttagttgatataattagcacatttttgTTCGTTGggtttgttctttttttcataatttattgtggcctaaaaatgatttgtaaacgcgttaatacatttttccacAGTGTCAAAGCAAAacgtgaataa
- the cry2-2 gene encoding chryptochrome 2-2 (The RefSeq protein has 16 substitutions compared to this genomic sequence) translates to MQNKHTVHWFRKGLRIHDNPSLREGLINAKTFRCIFILDPWFAGASNVGINKWRFLLQCLSDLDNSLKKLNSRLFVIKGQPAEALPKLFRQWGTTNFTFEEDPEPFGRVRDQNIKVMCSEMGISVITRCSHTLYQLDKIINVNGGKAPLTYHLFQKLLECIDPPERAVPSIDKEFLGNAFTPIKYDHDEIFGVPTLEELGFKEINNITRHVWVGGETEALIRLQCHLERKAFIASFGKPKMTPQSLVASPTGLAPYLKFGCLSTRLFFSELNELYKKIRKSQPPLSLHGQLLWRDFFYCASTNNPNFDRMVGNPICVQIPWDKNPRALSKWANGQTGYPWIDAIMIQLRQEGWIHCIARHAVACFLTRGDLWLSWEEGMKVFDELLLDADWSVNAGYWMWYSCSSFYQEFIHCYCPVRFGRKVDPNGDYIRRYIPALNNMPNQYIHEPWLAPESIQFSANCIIGIDYPLPIVNHINASKINLERMKLAYQQLSNCQPQLENGKLILISSLRR, encoded by the exons ATGCAAAATAAACACACCGTCCACTGGTTCCGTAAAGGTTTGAGAATTCACGACAACCCTAGTTTACGAGAGGGGCTAATCAACGCTAAGACGTTCCGATGTATTTTCATACTCGATCCGTGGTTCGCCGGTGCGTCAAATGTGGGCATCAATAAATGGAG ATTTCTCTTGCAGTGTCTGTCAGATTTGGATAACAGCCTGAAAAAACTAAATTCTAGACTTTTTGTTATCAAGGGACAGCCAGCTGAGGCATTGCCTAAACTTTTCAGA CAATGGGGTACGACAAACTTCACGTTTGAAGAAGATCCTGAACCGTTTGGTCGAGTGAGagatcaaaatataaaagtcaTGTGTAGTGAATTGGGAATATCTGTCATAACTCGTTGTTCACACACCCTGTACCAATTAGACAA AATAATAAACGTGAATGGTGGAAAAGCTCCATTGACGTATCacttgtttcaaaatatattagagTGTATTGATCCACCAGAAAGAGCTGTACCTAGCATAGACAAAGAATTTCTTGGTAATGCCTTTACACCAACTAAATATGACcacgataaaatatttggtgtCCCAACAGTCGAAGAACTcg gatTTGAAGAGATAAACAACATAGCACGACACGTATGGGTGGGGGGTGAAACGGAAGCATTGATAAGGTTGCAATGTCATTTGGAACGGAAAGCATTCATCGCATCTTTTGGAAAACCAAAAATGACCCCACAATCTTTATTAGCTAGTCCCACTGGTCTCGCGCCGTATTTGAAATTTGGATGCTTATCCACTAGATTGTATTTTTCAGAGTTAAATGAACTTTATAAgaag ATACGGAAATCCCAACCACCACTTTCGCTGCACGGACAACTGCTGTGGCGAGATTTCTTCTACTGTGCGTCCACCAACAATCCGAACTTCGATCGGATGGTCGGAAATCCGATTTGCGTGCAAATACCTTGGGACAAGAATCCCCGAGCTCTGTCCAAGTGGGCCAAC GGCCAAACCGGTTACCCATGGATCGATGCGATTATGATTCAGCTGAGGCAAGAAGGCTGGATCCACTGCATAGCGAGGCACGCTGTCGCGTGCTTTCTCACTTGGGGTGACCTGTGGCTATCTTGGGAAGAAGGAATGAAG GTATTTGATGAGTTATTGTTGGACGCCGATTGGTCAGTAAACGCTGGATATTGGATGTGGTATTCGTGTTCGTCGTTTTACAAAGAGTTCATTCACTGCTATTGCCCTGTTAGGTTCGGTCGAAAAGTTGATCCGAACGGTGATTATATAAG aagATACATTCCAGCATTGAATAATATGCCTAATAAATATATCCACGAGCCGTGGTTGGCACCCGAGTCCATTCAGATTACTGCCAATTGTATCATTGGCATTGATTACCCATTGCCAATTGTCAATCATATCAATGCTTCTAAAATCAATATCGAGCGAATGAAACTGGCATATCAGCAGCTGTCTAACTGTCAGCCACAATTAGAAAATGGTAAATTAATTCTGATCTCCTCACTGAGAAGATAA